Proteins co-encoded in one Erinaceus europaeus chromosome 2, mEriEur2.1, whole genome shotgun sequence genomic window:
- the MED29 gene encoding mediator of RNA polymerase II transcription subunit 29, producing the protein MAASQQQASVASSAAGVSGPGSAGGPGPQQQSQPPAQLVGPAQSGLLQQQQQDFDPVQRYKMLIPQLKESLQTLMKVAAQNLIQNTNIDNGQKSSDGPIQRFDKCLEEFYALCDQLELCLRLAHECLSQSCDSAKHSPTLVPTATKPDAVQPDSLPYPQYLAVIKAQIACAKDIHTALLDCANKVTGKTPAPPTGPGAPL; encoded by the exons ATGGCTGCGTCCCAGCAACAGGCTTCAGTGGCGTCCTCTGCGGCTGGGGTGTCGGGTCCAGGTTCAGCCGGCGGTCCGGGTCCTCAGCAGCAGTCACAACCACCGGCACAGCTGGTAGGGCCCGCCCAGAGCGGGCTgttacagcagcaacaacaggacTTCGATCCTGTGCAGCGCTATAAGATGCTCATCCCGCAGCTGAAAGAGAGTCTCCAG ACTTTGATGAAGGTTGCAGCCCAGAACTTGATTCAGAACACTAACATTGACAACGGACA AAAGAGCAGCGATGGACCCATACAACGTTTTGACAAGTGTTTGGAGGAGTTTTACGCACTCTGTGACCAGCTGGAGCTCTGCCTG CGCCTGGCACACGAGTGCCTGTCACAGAGCTGCGACAGTGCCAAGCACTCTCCGACGCTGGTGCCCACAGCCACCAAGCCAGACGCCGTGCAGCCTGACAGCCTGCCCTACCCACAGTACCTGGCGGTCATCAAAGCCCAGATTGCCTGTGCCAAGGACATTCACACAGCTCTGCTGGACTGCGCCAACAAGGTCACAGGGAAAACGCCTGCACCACCCACGGGTCCTGGGGCCCCCCTGTga
- the PAF1 gene encoding RNA polymerase II-associated factor 1 homolog, translated as MAPTIQTQAQREDGHRPNSHRALPERSGVVCRVKYCNSLPDIPFDPKFITYPFDQNRFVQYKATSLEKQHKHDLLTEPDLGVTIDLINPDTYRIDPNVLLDPADEKLLEEEIQAPTSSKRSQQHAKVVPWMRKTEYISTEFNRYGISNEKPEVKIGVSVKQQFTEEEIYKDRDSQITAIEKTFEDAQKSISQHYSKPRVTPVEVMPVFPDFKMWINPCAQVIFDSDPAPKDTGGAAALEMMSQAMIRGMMDEEGNQFVAYFLPVEETMKKRKRDQEEEMDYAPDDVYDYKIAREYNWNVKNKASKGYEENYFFIFREGDGVYYNELETRVRLSKRRAKAGVQSGTNALLVVKHRDMNEKELEAQEARKAQLENHEPEEEEEEEMEIEEKEAGGSDEEREKGSSSEKEGSEDERSGSESEQEEGDREEASDKSGSGEDESSEDEARAARDKEEIFGSDADSEEDADSDEEDRGRANGSDNDSDSGSDGGGQQSRSHSRSRSRSRSRSASPFPSGSEHSAQEDGSEAAASDSSEADSDSD; from the exons ATGGCGCCCACTATCCAGACCCAGGCCCAGCGGGAGGATGGCCACAG GCCCAATTCCCACCGAGCTCTGCCTGAGAG GTCTGGAGTGGTCTGCAGAGTCAAATATTGCAACAGCCTACCTGACATCCCCTTTGATCCCAAGTTCATTACCTACCCCTTCGACCAGAACAG GTTTGTCCAGTACAAAGCAACTTCCTTGGAGAAACAGCACAAACATGACCTCCTGACTGAGCCGGACCTGGGAGTCACCATTGATCTTATTAACCCTGATACCTACCGCATCGATCCCAAtg TGCTCCTAGACCCAGCTGATGAGAAGCTTTTGGAAGAGGAGATTCAGGCACCCACAAGCTCTAAGAG ATCCCAACAACATGCGAAGGTGGTGCCATGGATGCGGAAGACAGAGTACATCTCGACTGAGTTCAACCGTTATGGCATCTCCAATGAGAAGCCTGAGGTCAA GATTGGAGTTTCTGTGAAGCAACAGTTCACTGAGGAGGAAATCTACAAAGACAGGGATAGCCAGATCACAGCCATTGAGAAAACTTTCGAGGATGCCCAGAAATCT ATCTCCCAGCATTACAGCAAGCCGAGAGTGACACCGGTGGAGGTCATGCCTGTTTTCCCCGACTTTAAG aTGTGGATCAACCCATGTGCTCAGGTAATCTTTGACTCAGACCCAGCCCCTAAGGACACAGGTGGTGCAGCTGCATTGGAAATGATGTCTCAAGCCATGATCAG GGGCATGATGGATGAGGAAGGAAACCAGTTTGTGGCCTACTTCTTGCCTGTGGAAGAGACAATGAAGAAACGAAAGCGGGACCAGGAGGAAGAAATGGACTATGCTCCAGATGATGT GTATGATTACAAGATTGCTCGGGAATACAACTGGAATGTGAAGAACAAGGCTAGCAAGGGCTATGAGGAAAACTATTTCTTCATCTTCCGAGAGGGTGATGGGGTTTACTACAATGAGTTGGAGACCAG AGTCCGCCTGAGTAAGCGCCGGGCAAAGGCTGGGGTTCAGTCTGGTACCAATGCTCTGCTTGTAGTCAAACACAGGGATATGAATGAGAAGGAATTAGAAGCCCAG GAGGCAAGAAAGGCCCAGCTGGAGAACCATGAAcccgaagaagaggaggaggaggagatggagatagaagagaaagaagccGGGGGCTCAG ATGAAGAACGAGAGAAGGGCAGCAGCAGTGAAAAAGAAGGCAGTGAAGATGAACGCTCTGGCAGTGAGAGTGAACAGGAggaaggtgacagagaggaggcAAGTGACAAGAGTGGCAGTGGCGAGGATGAGAGCAGTGAGGATGAGGCCCGGGCCGCCCGAGACAAAGAGGAGATCTTCGGCAGTGATGCTGACTCGGAGGAGGATGCTGACTCTGATGAGGAGGACAGAGGCCGGGCCAACGGCAGTGATAATGATTCAGACAGCGGCAGCGATGGGGGTGGCCAGCAGAGCCGCAGCCACAGTAGGAGTAggagccgcagccgcagccgcagcgcCAGTCCCTTCCCCAGTGGCAGCGAGCACTCGGCCCAGGAGGATGGCAGTGAAGCCGCAGCTTCCGATTCCAGTGAAGCTGACAGTGACAGTGACTGA
- the SAMD4B gene encoding protein Smaug homolog 2: MMFRDQVGILAGWFKGWNECEQTVALLSLLKRVTRTQARFLQLCLEHSLADCNDIHLLESEANSAAIVSQWQQESKEKVVSLLLTHLPLLQPGNTEAKSEYMRLLQKVLAYSIESNAFIEESRQLLSYALIHPATTLEDRNALALWLSHLEERLASGFRPRPEPPYNSRQGSDEWGGSAELGPGEAGPGWQEKTPRENGHVPFHPPSSVPPAINSIGSNANTGLPCQIHPSPLKRSMSLIPTSPQAPGEWPSPEELGARAAFTTPDHAPLSPQSSVASSGSEQTEEQGSSRNTFQEDGSGMKDVPTWLKSLRLHKYAALFSQMSYEEMMTLTEQHLETQNVTKGARHKIALSIQKLRERQSVLKSLEKDVLEGGNLRNALQELQQIIITPIKAYSVLQATVAAAAAAAAAAAAAAAAAAAAPTAKDGGQGEQPLPGAEPPLAHPGTDKGTEAKDPPAAESYPPPPAPAPTDGSEPAPPPVADGDIPSQFTRVMGKVCTQLLVSRPDEENITSYLQLIEKCLTHEAFTETQKKRLLSWKQQVLKLLRTFPRKAALEMQNYRQQKGWAFGSNSLPIAGSVGMGVTRRTQRQFPMPPRALPPSRMGLLSPSGIGGISPRHGLTSPSLGGQGRQNLWFANPGGSNSMPSQSRSSVQRTHSLPVHSSPQAILMFPPDCPVPGPDLEINPTLESLCLSMTEHALGDGTDKTSTI, encoded by the exons CCATTGTCAGCCAGTGGCAGCAAGAGTCCAAAGAAAAGGTGGTCTCCCTCCTGCtcacccacctgcccctccttcaGCCAGGCAACACGGAAGCCAAGTCAGAATACATGAGGCTGCTGCAGAAAGTGCTGGCCTACTCGATTGAGAGCAATGCCTTCATTGAGGAAAGCCGCCAGCTGCTCTCCTATGCCCTCATCCATCcagccaccacattggaggatcGTAATGCGCTGGCCCTCTGGCTAAGCCACCTGGAAGAGCGACTGGCAAGTGGCTTCCGCCCCCGGCCTGAGCCCCCCTACAACTCACGCCAGGGATCAGATGAGTGGGGGGGCTCTGCAGAGCTGGGCCCTGGAGAGGCAGGGCCAGGCTGGCAGGAAAAAACACCCCGGGAAAATGGACATGTGCCCTTCCACCCACCCAGCTCGGTGCCGCCAGCCATCAACAGTATTGGGAGCAACGCAAATACAG GTCTCCCCTGCCAAATTCACCCCAGCCCGCTGAAGCGTTCCATGTCGCTTATCCCcacaagcccccaggcccctggtGAGTGGCCGAGTCCAGAGGAGCTTGGGGCCCGGGCTGCTTTCACCACGCCCGACCACGCACCCCTCTCGCCCCAGAGCAGCGTGGCCTCCTCTGGCAGTGAGCAGACGGAGGAGCAGGGCTCCAGCCGGAACACTTTCCAGGAGGATGGCAGTGGCATGAAAG ATGTCCCCACATGGCTCAAGAGCCTCCGCTTACACAAGTACGCAGCCCTCTTCTCGCAGATGAGCTATGAAGAGATGATGACATTGACTGAGCAGCACCTGGAGACTCAG AATGTCACCAAAGGTGCCCGCCACAAGATAGCCCTGAGCATCCAGAAGCTGCGTGAGAGGCAGAGTGTTCTCAAGTCCCTGGAGAAG GATGTGCTGGAAGGCGGGAACCTGCGAAACGCTCTGCAGGAGCTACAGCAGATTATCATCACCCCCATCAAGGCCTACAGTGTCCTCCAGGCCACAGTAGCTGCTGCCGCCGCcgctgctgccgccgccgccgctgccgccgccgctgccgccgccgctccTACTGCCAAGGATGGGGGCCAGGGGGAGCAGCCTCTGCCAGGTGCTGAGCCTCCCCTGGCTCACCCGGGCACAGATAAGGGCACCGAGGCCAAGGACCCTCCAGCTGCGGAGAGCTACCCCCCTCCACCAGCTCCGGCTCCCACTGACGGCAGTGAGCCGGCCCCACCTCCCGTCGCTGACGGAGACATCCCCAGCCAGTTTACACGGGTGATGGGTAAAG TGTGCACCCAGCTGCTGGTGTCCCGACCAGACGAGGAGAACATCACCAGTTACCTCCAGCTTATCGAAAAGTGCCTGACTCATGAG GCTTTCACGGAGACACAGAAGAAACGACTGCTGTCCTGGAAACAGCAAGTGCTGAAGCTCCTCCGAACCTTCCCGCGCAAAGCCGCACTAGAGATGCAGAACTACCGGCAACAGAAAGG CTGGGCATTCGGCTCTAACTCACTCCCCATAGCTGGCTCTGTGGGGATGGGGGTCACCCGACGGACCCAGCGGCAGTTCCCAATGCCTCCCCGGGCCCTCCCACCCAGTAGGATGGGCCTTTTGAGCCCCTCAGGCATTGGGGGCATCTCTCCCCGACATGGCCTCACCAGCCCCAGCCTTGGGGGCCAGGGCCGGCAG AACCTGTGGTTTGCCAATCCTGGAGGCAGCAACAGCATGCCCAGCCAGAGCCGAAGCTCTGTTCAGCGCACCCACTCACTCCCGGTCCACTCGTCACCCCAGGCTATTCTCATGTTCCCTCCAG ACTGCCCGGTCCCTGGGCCTGACCTGGAGATCAATCCCACTCTGGAGTCTCTGTGTCTGAGCATGACAGAACACGCCTTGGGTG ATGGGACAGACAAAACCTCCACCATCTGA